One Acropora palmata chromosome 2, jaAcrPala1.3, whole genome shotgun sequence genomic window carries:
- the LOC141874199 gene encoding uncharacterized protein LOC141874199 has translation MVCQDCPEFMYSFETMTEDWTQACSKYGREYHMRLRYYFNNTFERHLKEIMFVIAYGIDHTAGIFVDFKGYEFFKDKVKRAVHVENNRQLPDISPTKVSRKTPRVMRIFHSVKDFIRFTNQLRHKNNAIARQRYVNGVHLLERINAVLEKKQPCFLVLDAKMCELDPKKVTQIGWVVFSLENPKSCQRYYFENNKNVLQGKNDILRELDTDHKLQFKSIEMPNLNEALTNLQSDISGVDFVVTYSMSLESVKNFVRSQGLQFEVNETIDIITLYSALFHESRKENRMEEVMKKLDIPYESYGLENARYSVVYIMQTFRALLSQEFCIRLNL, from the coding sequence ATGGTGTGCCAAGACTGTCCAGAATTCATGTACAGTTTTGAAACGATGACAGAGGACTGGACACAGGCCTGCAGTAAATACGGACGAGAGTATCACATGAGACTCAGATACTATTTCAATAACACCTTTGAACgtcatttgaaagaaatcatGTTTGTGATCGCTTACGGCATCGATCACACTGCTGGcatttttgttgatttcaaAGGCTATGAATTCTTCAAGGACAAAGTGAAGAGGGCTGTACATGTGGAAAATAACCGACAACTTCCCGACATCTCTCCTACAAAGGTCTCAAGGAAAACTCCGCGCGTAATGCGAATTTTTCATTCTGTAAAAGATTTTATTCGTTTTACCAATCAACTTAGGCACAAAAACAACGCCATTGCTCGACAAAGATACGTTAATGGGGTACATTTGCTGGAGAGGATTAACGCggttttggaaaaaaaacagccGTGTTTTTTAGTGTTAGACGCGAAAATGTGTGAGCTCGACCCAAAGAAAGTCACTCAAATTGGCTGGGTTGTGTTTTCCCTTGAAAATCCAAAAAGTTGCCAGCGATATTACTTTGAGAACAATAAGAACGTATTACAAGGAAAGAACGATATCTTACGAGAGCTGGACACAGATCACAAGTTGCAGTTTAAAAGTATTGAGATGCCCAATCTCAACGAAGCTTTGACCAATCTACAAAGCGATATCTCAGGGGTAGATTTCGTAGTCACCTATTCAATGTCTTTAGAGAGCGTTAAGAACTTTGTACGATCACAGGGTCTACAGTTTGAAGTCAATGAGACAATAGATATAATAACGTTGTATTCAGCGCTCTTTCATGAGTCCAGAAAGGAAAATAGGATGGAGGAAGTAATGAAAAAATTGGATATTCCTTATGAAAGTTATGGTCTTGAAAACGCAAGGTACAGTGTAGTTTACATTATGCAGACATTCCGTGCATTGTTGAGTCAAGAATTTTGCATACGTCTTAACTTATGA